Within Desulforegula conservatrix Mb1Pa, the genomic segment AGTCGCTCGCCTTGATTCATCCTGTTTTCCAAAAATGCTTCCGACAACCTCATCCCCTTCAACTTTAAGCCAGTATTCTCCGCAATGGGATATCGCAAGATCATTTCCAGCCTTTGCGCCCGGGCCATTCAGAGCCAGAACCCACTCGGTTCCCGGAGGGAAAAGACTCATTTCTGGCCTGCAATACATACCATCGCCGGTAAGGATTCTCATCCCGGAATCAAGCATTGCGCCTGAAAGAACTTCCTGAACATGCACGTCAATGGATGGTTTGGCTCCGGGATTGTGCCTAATGATTTTCCCTCTGACCACAATCGGAGAATCTCCGGCAACTGACATGAAAGGGCCTCTCCATGAGCAGCTACAGGCTCCAACTTTTTTTGGACAAAAATATTCTGCGGCAAAAGCCAGAAAAAGAACAGCTAATACAAGGAGAAACCTATGGCTTGACTGAACAGGGTAAATAGACATATGGCAAGGCCTCCATATCCTTTGCGATGCAGCGGATTTTTTCATTTCCCGATGACAAGGCAGAAGTTAGGCTTTTTTAATTAGAAGCCGCTCTGCTGAAGCAACTTAACTTAAAGCTTTTTATTTTACGATACTTGAACAAAACCAAGCAGTGCAAGAGCTCCAAAATCGAAAAACAATCCTTAGAGAAACCGCAATAATTATCTTTTCGCGTAACACTGGACCCATACGATTCCAGCATGCAAGCCAGCTTGATTTACACACTTCAAGATTGAAGGCGTCGCAAAAACTCAAAAAAAGGCAACGGCGTCATGCCGGACTTGATCCGGCATCCATTAATTTGAGCTACTTCCGGATTCCGGCCTGCGCCGGAATGACGGGAATCGGACTTTTTGCGAGTTTATCAAGATTACGATATATTAGGTTTTTTTAAAGCTATAGAACAGCGTAAGCCCAGCACCGAAAATTGCTGCATGAGATTAAATAGCCATTGACATTCAATCCCAGTCCTTATTATATCTCCGGAGCCAAAAAATCAGGCTTCTACCCTATATAATTTATTTTAAATAAATAAAGGCATCGAAGATGTTGATCAATAATCCATCTGCGGCAAAAAACAGCATCCGTAACATTGCGCTTCTGTCAAACATTATATCCGGTAAGCGCTTGTGGCTGAAAACCTTACCGTTCATGGCCGGGTTTTTGATGTGCTCAGGCCTGGCGTTTGCGAACCCAGATTATGTTACTTACTGGCCAACATACAACCCAAGTACTGGAGGCACGGTCTTCAATGGCCCCGCGGATGTCGGTTTCCTGAAAAGCAATGGAAGCTTGCTGATCGTCGACAGCAATGCCGGACTCGAGGGCGCCGGCGAGGTCGTGAACCAACAAACGGACGGCACCTATATTGGGAAAATTGCCGCCAATAATAATACCGGGCCAGTGAGAGTTTGTACGGATTCCAATACTGGGGATGTTTACATAGCGACATATTATGAAAAAAAAGTTCGCCGATACACCGAAGCTGGCGGCATCCTGACCATAGCCAATACATGGACAGGATGCACTGCAAATGGAGGCTTTGGCCCCTATAACTGGGGTAAAGTGTTCGGAGTCGCCGTAAATTCAGCCGGAACCATTTATGTCATCGACTACGACGGCCTACGGATAATAGCAATGAACAGTGCAGGACAATGTGTGGCCGCCCCTCTTTCGGCGTATGGCCCAGGAGGCACGGGCGTGTTTTTAAATCCCACTGGAATCGCCATCGACTCAGCTGATAATATATATGTGTCAGATTACGGCAAAAAGGTTATTGTCAAATACAACAGCGCCGGGGTCTGGCAGCAAACCCTGACCTCATATATGTTAAATGGGGTGTCCACCAACTTTTCAACACCGAGAGACATTGACATCGATCCGGCCACCAACGCCATGTATATTACAGAAGGTGGAGGTGCCAATGCAGGTCTGATCAAATTGGATTCCAGCGGTAATTTCCTGACCCGGGTCAAAAAGTATAACGTCGCCACCACGTTTAGCAGCCCATTTGGCGCCGGAGTCAGCAGTGGATATATCTATGCCACGGATTATGGCCACAGCAGCGTTGTCAAATTATTGGACTCTTCCTGGAAGGTCTCTGTCACTGCAAGCGCCCACGGCACGGTAACTGCCGATGTCAGCGATGTCATTACTAATTGCACCAACGCTACCTGTGTTGACCAGTTTGTCAACAATAAAACAATCGTTTTGACAGCCACTCCCGACGCCGGATACAAGGTGACCTGGGGCGGAGATGGATCGAGCGCCGGCTCAGCTGCAACGTATACAGTGAACAACATCGGCGCTGACAAGACCATTACTGTGACATTTTCAGCAATGGCATCACCACCAACGTCGGTTCCCACTCTTTCCGAATGGGGGATGATTATATTATCCAGCTTACTGGCTGTTTCCGCCATATTCACCATGCGCCGTAAGCGTCAGTAAAAGACAGTGCTTGCTAATTTTTAAAAAAAGGCCCTTGGTTTGTGAATCCGTTAAAGCGATGAATGGCCCGTCAGCTATATGCCAATCCACCCATTATTTTATCCTCAAGATTCATGACTTTTCATTGCTTTAATCCTCAAGGAGACAGGTGGATGGGTATAATTCAGAAACACATAAAAAGGATGGGGAGTAAGATTTGCCAGATTGTCAGCGTGAAGCTTTTTCAGGGCCGAAACAAGATCTGAACTTCCACCAGTATTTTCCACTGCGAATCTGTCCGCCTCGTATTCATTTGCCCTTGAATGGGCTTTAAGACCTATTGAAAGAATCATTTCCACCGGAGAAAAGAGCATGCTGAAGAAAACAAGACCAGCATATACGGATACTCTTTCCATGAAAAAAGCATCAAAAAGTCCTTTTTCCGTTATGAAGACAGACAGCACCCAGAACATGAATCCAAAATATAGAATGCTTACGGCTATGCTTTTGATGATATGACCTTTTTTGTAATGGCCAGCCTCGTGCGCCAGAACGGCAACAAGTTCAGGTATAGTATGTTTTTCTATGAGTGTGTCAAAAAGGGCTATGCGCCTGTTCTTGCCAAATCCTGTAAAAAAGGCATTGGATTTGGATGATCTTTTCGAACCATCCATTACAAAAACATTGCTTAAAGGAAATTTCGCCTTTTTCGCAAAATCCATAATCGCCTGCCTAAGCTCACCATCTTCAAGAGGAGTGAATTTATTGAAAAGGGGCATTATCCATGTCGGAGCAACAAACTGTATGACGACCATGAATAAAGTAACCACGAGCCAGCACCAAAGCCAGGCATAAGTTCCTGTGTAAGTCAGAAAGGCGAAAATCCCGGCAAGAAGAGGAGCTCCTATTATCACGCCAAGGCAGATGCCCTTGACAATATCCAGGATGAATGTCTTTACCGTGGTCTTATTGAATCCGAATTTTTCTTCTATAACGAAGGTTGAATAAATACTGAAGGGGAACATTATGACCGAGCTTGCTGCAATGAGAAGGCCTGTATAAATAAGTCCTGTGACTATGCTTCCAAATCCGAAACTGACAGCAAAATCGTCGAATATCCTGAAACCTCCGGCAAA encodes:
- a CDS encoding IPTL-CTERM sorting domain-containing protein, which codes for MLINNPSAAKNSIRNIALLSNIISGKRLWLKTLPFMAGFLMCSGLAFANPDYVTYWPTYNPSTGGTVFNGPADVGFLKSNGSLLIVDSNAGLEGAGEVVNQQTDGTYIGKIAANNNTGPVRVCTDSNTGDVYIATYYEKKVRRYTEAGGILTIANTWTGCTANGGFGPYNWGKVFGVAVNSAGTIYVIDYDGLRIIAMNSAGQCVAAPLSAYGPGGTGVFLNPTGIAIDSADNIYVSDYGKKVIVKYNSAGVWQQTLTSYMLNGVSTNFSTPRDIDIDPATNAMYITEGGGANAGLIKLDSSGNFLTRVKKYNVATTFSSPFGAGVSSGYIYATDYGHSSVVKLLDSSWKVSVTASAHGTVTADVSDVITNCTNATCVDQFVNNKTIVLTATPDAGYKVTWGGDGSSAGSAATYTVNNIGADKTITVTFSAMASPPTSVPTLSEWGMIILSSLLAVSAIFTMRRKRQ
- a CDS encoding M48 family metallopeptidase, whose translation is MNIYFIVILVAMIGGYFLELIADILNLKALKPKPPEDLADLYDPSEYEKSQAYTIVTTKFGIIKSTFSLALSIVFWFAGGFRIFDDFAVSFGFGSIVTGLIYTGLLIAASSVIMFPFSIYSTFVIEEKFGFNKTTVKTFILDIVKGICLGVIIGAPLLAGIFAFLTYTGTYAWLWCWLVVTLFMVVIQFVAPTWIMPLFNKFTPLEDGELRQAIMDFAKKAKFPLSNVFVMDGSKRSSKSNAFFTGFGKNRRIALFDTLIEKHTIPELVAVLAHEAGHYKKGHIIKSIAVSILYFGFMFWVLSVFITEKGLFDAFFMERVSVYAGLVFFSMLFSPVEMILSIGLKAHSRANEYEADRFAVENTGGSSDLVSALKKLHADNLANLTPHPFYVFLNYTHPPVSLRIKAMKSHES